One window of uncultured Methanobrevibacter sp. genomic DNA carries:
- a CDS encoding transposase, whose amino-acid sequence MSSNLNRNQHSVYILTYHLVLVIKYRRKVINEDIFDSFRVIFKNIGFKYGIVVKE is encoded by the coding sequence ATGAGCAGTAATTTAAATAGGAATCAACATTCAGTATACATATTAACCTATCACTTGGTATTGGTGATTAAATATCGTAGAAAGGTTATTAATGAGGATATTTTTGATTCATTTAGGGTTATTTTTAAAAATATTGGCTTTAAATATGGTATTGTAGTTAAAGAA